A region of Reichenbachiella carrageenanivorans DNA encodes the following proteins:
- a CDS encoding RNA polymerase sigma factor — protein sequence MRKCALFSLKNNYSISPDFQSIKKGEKVSDRLVWHSCREGNKKALESIYDSNYNLLLNVGFKIVPILEVVEDHIQDLFLYIWKNRTSIEIKSNMRVYLLKSLRNNLIKYAQKTRNLTSDEHLNHIPENTIENQNEFGGDELKVLVDNLPQKQMEIIYLKFFQNFEGAEIAEIMNISIGTAYNLLSRAIRNLKKNAGLLTVFCIFI from the coding sequence TTGAGAAAGTGCGCTTTGTTTTCATTGAAGAATAATTACAGCATATCACCAGATTTCCAGTCGATAAAGAAGGGAGAAAAAGTATCAGACAGGCTTGTTTGGCACTCATGTAGAGAAGGAAATAAAAAGGCACTTGAGAGCATTTATGATAGTAATTATAATCTGTTGTTGAATGTCGGTTTCAAAATTGTTCCAATCCTAGAAGTTGTGGAAGATCATATTCAAGATCTTTTTTTGTATATCTGGAAAAACAGAACTTCAATAGAGATTAAATCTAATATGCGAGTCTACCTGTTAAAGTCGCTAAGGAATAATTTGATCAAGTATGCGCAAAAGACCAGAAACCTTACTTCAGACGAACACCTCAATCATATTCCTGAAAACACAATAGAAAATCAAAATGAGTTTGGTGGAGATGAGCTTAAGGTGCTCGTTGATAATCTCCCTCAGAAACAAATGGAAATCATTTATTTGAAGTTCTTTCAAAATTTTGAAGGTGCAGAAATAGCCGAAATAATGAATATTTCTATAGGGACGGCCTATAATTTATTGTCAAGAGCCATCCGGAATCTCAAGAAGAACGCTGGCCTATTAACAGTATTTTGCATTTTTATTTGA
- a CDS encoding glycoside hydrolase family 95 protein, giving the protein MSRLKNLFRLFIGCMVVVQTAVAQSTTVLWYDEAATCFEESLVLGNGKLGASVFGGVASDQIHLNDATLWSGEPVNPNMNPDAHTFIPQVREALKNEDYALADQLNRNVQGKFTESYAPLGMLMINFEHEGEVENYYRELDISKAISKATYQVGGVNYSREYLVSHPDRIMVVKLTADKKAALHFSIKFNSLLKYHTTIENEVLKADGYAPYYVAHNVQKYVVDPVRFDANRGTRFSTYVKAENEGGNLTYTDSSLVVHGASEATLYISIATSFNGFDKDPAKEGVDNETLADYQLFSAFNKGFDLIKEKHLADYQPFFDRVQLNLGKTTAPYLPTDERLRRYYQGAEDKNLEVLYFQYGRYLLISSSRTKGVPATLQGIWNLQIQPPWCSNYTMNINLEENYWLAETANLSEFHMPLLSYIDNLSKTGAVTAKTFYGVDKGWAACHSSDIWAMSNPVGDFGNGSPQWANWNMSGAWLVTHLWEHFQFTQDKDFLKNVAYPLMKGSAEFCLNWMIEDSQGNLITSPSTSPENTYLTNGGYKGYTLYGATADLAMIRESFMQLIKASEILDIDANFRAELEEALTKMHPYQIGEKGNLQEWYHDWEDADPQHRHQSHLFGLYPGYHISLNNTPELAAASKKTLEIKGDESTGWSKGWRINLWARLQDGNHAYKMYRTLLHYVEPSVSDTNYNNGGGTYPNLLDAHPPFQIDGNFGGAAGVVEMLLQSHEGNIHLLPALPDAWSEGSVSGLRARGGFEIAMEWNEGQLVNAEIKAKKGGRTTVKYKNQEREIALDPGQTISLK; this is encoded by the coding sequence ATGAGCAGACTAAAAAATCTTTTTCGCTTATTTATAGGTTGTATGGTCGTTGTGCAAACTGCCGTAGCACAATCAACTACCGTACTCTGGTATGATGAAGCGGCAACTTGTTTTGAAGAGAGCTTGGTGCTTGGCAATGGCAAACTGGGTGCTTCGGTTTTTGGTGGGGTAGCCTCAGATCAGATTCATCTGAATGATGCTACCCTCTGGTCGGGCGAACCTGTAAACCCAAATATGAATCCAGACGCCCATACTTTTATCCCGCAGGTAAGAGAAGCTTTGAAAAATGAAGATTATGCACTGGCAGACCAACTAAACCGCAACGTTCAAGGAAAATTTACAGAGTCATACGCGCCTTTGGGGATGCTCATGATCAATTTTGAACATGAGGGAGAAGTAGAAAATTACTACCGCGAATTGGATATCAGCAAAGCTATTTCCAAGGCCACGTATCAGGTGGGCGGTGTGAATTATTCTCGTGAATACTTGGTTTCTCATCCCGATCGAATCATGGTAGTGAAGCTGACGGCTGATAAGAAAGCAGCACTTCATTTTAGTATAAAATTCAACAGTCTGTTGAAATACCATACGACCATAGAAAATGAAGTGCTAAAAGCCGATGGGTATGCACCGTATTATGTCGCGCACAATGTCCAGAAATATGTGGTAGACCCTGTACGCTTCGATGCGAACCGAGGCACACGCTTTTCCACTTACGTGAAAGCAGAAAATGAAGGTGGAAATTTGACCTATACAGATAGTTCGCTGGTGGTACACGGAGCCTCTGAAGCTACGCTTTATATTTCCATAGCGACAAGTTTTAATGGCTTCGATAAAGATCCGGCCAAAGAAGGGGTGGACAATGAGACCTTAGCTGATTATCAACTTTTTTCCGCTTTCAACAAGGGTTTTGATCTGATTAAGGAAAAGCACTTGGCCGATTATCAACCATTTTTTGACCGAGTGCAACTGAATCTGGGCAAAACTACCGCACCTTACCTGCCTACAGACGAACGCCTCAGGAGGTACTACCAAGGTGCAGAGGATAAAAACTTGGAAGTATTGTACTTTCAGTATGGTCGTTACTTGTTGATTTCCAGCTCTCGAACCAAAGGCGTTCCAGCTACCTTGCAAGGCATTTGGAATCTACAAATACAGCCGCCGTGGTGTAGCAATTATACCATGAATATTAATCTGGAAGAAAACTATTGGTTGGCCGAAACAGCTAATCTTTCTGAGTTTCATATGCCGTTACTCAGCTATATCGACAATCTCTCAAAGACAGGTGCGGTAACCGCGAAAACATTCTATGGCGTAGATAAAGGTTGGGCCGCCTGCCATTCTTCAGATATATGGGCCATGAGTAATCCTGTGGGTGATTTTGGAAATGGAAGTCCGCAATGGGCCAACTGGAACATGAGTGGGGCCTGGCTGGTGACGCATCTATGGGAGCATTTTCAGTTTACACAAGACAAAGATTTCCTGAAGAATGTAGCGTACCCTTTAATGAAAGGGTCAGCAGAGTTTTGTTTAAACTGGATGATAGAAGACAGCCAAGGCAATCTGATTACATCGCCATCCACTTCGCCAGAAAACACCTATTTGACCAATGGAGGATATAAGGGATATACGTTGTACGGAGCAACGGCTGACTTGGCCATGATTCGAGAAAGCTTCATGCAATTGATCAAAGCCTCAGAAATATTGGATATTGATGCAAATTTTAGGGCTGAATTGGAGGAGGCGTTGACGAAAATGCATCCCTACCAGATAGGTGAAAAGGGAAATTTACAAGAATGGTATCACGATTGGGAAGATGCTGACCCTCAGCACCGTCACCAGTCGCATCTATTTGGCCTATACCCAGGATATCATATTTCGCTTAATAATACCCCTGAATTGGCTGCCGCGTCTAAAAAAACACTAGAGATCAAAGGGGACGAATCAACCGGCTGGTCAAAAGGATGGAGGATCAACCTTTGGGCAAGATTGCAAGACGGAAATCATGCCTACAAAATGTATCGGACTTTGCTGCATTATGTAGAACCTTCGGTTTCAGATACCAATTACAACAATGGAGGAGGTACTTATCCTAACCTCTTAGATGCGCACCCTCCGTTTCAGATCGATGGCAATTTTGGAGGTGCTGCCGGCGTGGTAGAAATGTTGTTGCAATCTCACGAAGGCAATATTCATTTACTGCCTGCCTTGCCAGATGCATGGAGTGAGGGATCGGTGAGTGGATTGCGTGCCCGTGGTGGTTTTGAAATTGCTATGGAATGGAATGAAGGTCAATTGGTGAATGCTGAAATAAAGGCTAAAAAGGGAGGAAGAACTACTGTGAAATATAAGAATCAGGAACGAGAAATAGCGCTTGATCCTGGTCAGACGATATCATTAAAATGA
- a CDS encoding family 43 glycosylhydrolase, with protein sequence MKNLQKLFSLFTLILLVSFGSKTNAQKRRSNPFVSHLFTADATARVWEDGRLYVYPSTDVAPSSEWYETMDGYHIFSTDDMITWQDHGEFLHSRDVDWGTEKGGFMWAPDCVYKDGTYYFYFPHKNKEMEWELGLATSKKPASGFELQGIVKGGLTYCDPNIFIDDDGQTYLYAVVDAKCFAAKLKENMMEIEGEMVHQQGVDEHREGPFVFKREGKYYMIYPDHKRPYNEMQYSMSDHPLGPWEPKGSIMTHNSIITMHGSVVEFKGQWYIFYHNGELSGGIETNRSICFDPIYFNEDGTIQMVQKTLGVDLPTFHNDINFNKMFGALPEGEYNEAKLRENGIEPNAVSSIQIPEGYVVECFEQDNFKGKSWQFEEDRIDLIPIGCSDVISSLRISKSNTENLVKNPSFEVSTQKLVKYWRSQTVQCTSQLDPTAKGYYSLQYSGKGSPSEVVQQVEVLPNTDYELNVLVKIDKGTRGQVIFDTKGAFDETCRFELDAKTRAGEWVEFKGTFNSGESSMVPLRCTTSSDFDGVGYWDHVVLKAK encoded by the coding sequence ATGAAAAACTTACAAAAACTATTTTCACTGTTTACTTTGATCTTACTTGTTTCATTTGGATCAAAAACTAACGCTCAAAAGCGTCGATCCAACCCATTTGTAAGTCACCTATTTACCGCCGATGCAACTGCCCGAGTATGGGAAGATGGGCGTCTATATGTCTACCCTTCTACAGATGTTGCCCCTTCTTCTGAGTGGTATGAAACCATGGACGGCTATCATATTTTCTCAACAGACGACATGATTACCTGGCAAGATCATGGCGAATTTCTTCATTCGAGAGATGTAGATTGGGGAACCGAAAAAGGTGGATTTATGTGGGCGCCAGACTGTGTCTACAAAGATGGAACATACTATTTTTATTTTCCTCATAAGAATAAAGAGATGGAATGGGAGCTGGGTTTAGCCACCAGTAAAAAGCCAGCGTCAGGATTTGAATTGCAAGGTATCGTGAAAGGGGGACTGACATATTGCGACCCAAATATTTTTATTGATGATGATGGCCAAACCTACCTATACGCCGTGGTGGATGCCAAGTGTTTTGCGGCTAAGCTGAAAGAAAACATGATGGAGATTGAAGGCGAGATGGTGCATCAGCAGGGCGTTGATGAGCACCGCGAAGGCCCCTTTGTTTTCAAGCGCGAAGGAAAATACTACATGATATATCCTGATCATAAGCGACCGTATAATGAGATGCAATATTCGATGAGTGACCATCCGCTGGGGCCATGGGAACCCAAAGGCTCGATCATGACTCACAACAGTATTATTACCATGCATGGTTCTGTAGTCGAATTTAAAGGGCAGTGGTATATTTTTTATCATAATGGAGAATTGTCCGGGGGTATAGAGACCAACCGTTCTATATGTTTCGACCCGATCTACTTTAATGAAGATGGTACTATACAAATGGTACAGAAGACCTTAGGAGTAGATCTGCCCACGTTCCACAACGACATCAACTTCAATAAAATGTTTGGTGCCTTACCAGAGGGAGAATATAATGAAGCAAAATTGCGAGAAAATGGGATTGAGCCAAATGCAGTGTCTTCGATTCAAATCCCAGAAGGCTACGTGGTTGAATGTTTTGAGCAAGATAACTTCAAGGGTAAATCCTGGCAATTTGAGGAAGACAGGATTGATTTGATTCCCATAGGATGCTCGGATGTGATTTCGTCTCTCAGGATTTCTAAATCGAATACAGAAAACTTGGTGAAAAATCCCTCTTTTGAAGTCTCAACACAAAAACTGGTGAAGTATTGGAGAAGCCAAACTGTACAGTGTACGAGTCAGTTGGACCCTACGGCTAAAGGCTACTATTCACTTCAATATAGCGGCAAAGGAAGTCCTAGTGAGGTCGTTCAGCAAGTGGAGGTTTTACCGAATACTGATTATGAGCTGAACGTACTTGTAAAAATCGATAAGGGCACTCGCGGCCAGGTCATATTTGATACAAAGGGAGCGTTTGATGAAACTTGTCGATTTGAGCTTGACGCCAAGACACGAGCTGGTGAATGGGTGGAGTTCAAAGGTACGTTCAACAGTGGCGAATCTTCCATGGTGCCATTGCGGTGTACTACCTCATCAGATTTCGACGGTGTGGGTTACTGGGATCATGTAGTCCTCAAAGCCAAGTAG